Proteins encoded together in one Neobacillus sp. FSL H8-0543 window:
- a CDS encoding SDR family oxidoreductase: MYQHFGYVKKCETVPVTFPPQFQPQQPGIESLMIPRPISENPYYTGSNKLLNKAAIITGGDSGIGRAVAIAFAKEGADVVIVYLNEHGDAFETRDRVNQLGRQCLTIAGDIGSEEFCHYVVQNTIEAFGHLEILVNNAGEAHSQASISDISVMQLKRTFQTNIFSYFYLTQAAIPYLNKGSSIINTTSIAAYTGLEYAIDYAASKGAIVSFTRSLALSAINQGIRVNGVAPGPVWTPLIPSSGPPETYATFGSDTPMKRAAQPFELAPAYVYLASDDSSYVTGQILHVNGGIIING; this comes from the coding sequence ATGTATCAGCATTTTGGGTATGTAAAAAAGTGCGAAACAGTACCTGTTACATTTCCCCCACAATTCCAGCCCCAGCAGCCAGGTATTGAATCTTTGATGATTCCAAGACCCATCTCCGAAAATCCTTATTATACTGGAAGCAACAAACTGTTGAATAAAGCCGCCATCATTACTGGAGGAGACAGCGGTATCGGCCGGGCTGTCGCCATTGCTTTTGCGAAAGAAGGGGCGGATGTTGTTATTGTTTATTTAAATGAGCATGGGGATGCATTCGAAACAAGAGACAGAGTTAACCAATTGGGAAGACAATGCTTGACAATCGCGGGGGATATTGGGAGTGAGGAGTTTTGCCATTATGTCGTTCAGAATACAATTGAAGCATTTGGCCATCTTGAAATCCTGGTCAATAATGCAGGGGAAGCACATTCACAAGCAAGTATCAGCGACATATCAGTAATGCAGCTTAAACGTACTTTTCAAACAAACATTTTTTCATATTTTTATCTTACACAAGCAGCTATTCCCTATCTTAACAAAGGAAGCTCCATTATAAATACAACCTCAATCGCTGCATACACCGGACTTGAATACGCTATCGATTATGCCGCTTCCAAGGGAGCAATCGTTTCATTCACCCGCTCGTTAGCATTATCTGCCATTAATCAAGGAATCCGGGTCAATGGCGTTGCTCCAGGACCTGTATGGACCCCTCTTATCCCTTCAAGTGGTCCGCCAGAAACTTATGCAACATTTGGAAGTGACACTCCAATGAAACGTGCTGCACAACCTTTTGAACTGGCACCTGCTTATGTTTATTTGGCGTCGGACGACTCCTCATATGTAACAGGACAAATTCTTCATGTAAA
- a CDS encoding electron transport protein — protein MKIKKWMFCLGAILAFILALNKPVHAFIPSKDQIVKPDKVTWQKDQDQPTFDLWGRTFSRKEAHDLMQTAKGRELLSPKSGAVKIDQALLDLGRKSFYEETFGNEVFLSDILGAFNGPLTIENFQKAIKELNGKGTTNLQVELAETVTIGGKTYKKGTKVDTGFDVVKGSNEVLGLPIVRSEGKLKVGLSCAACHATVDPINQKVIEGAVNTDANFGLLLALGTNTTAYFARTEIASLKDYMKNLEKMVVTSEGKKEPLPDSKALEAAVDESVIKWPKGNFDITSDFISNPTQIPDSFTLGDHPYSWSGFAMAGPFKGLSTLNNAVHAQGSDLTTIAEASRALFGIDKEVYLGTILQNAANPKYRFDPAKGKKPSEFFAQVDPTPDAPGVNKAIKLPTYPRSSLISPNGLIVSSPGTNVGEQNNGMSAFQNTLVPPKTPIKITDEEKQLGKQAFVRGSCITCHAGRFYTNNQIIPVEKIGTEPTRAIGLRKVGEFLTDPVIYSPDTPVPVPKGALLLKVPTQGLDPGQINLAFGIGNTMGGYKVPSLIGLYWSAPYLHDGGVAVGTNTKSQLGIEGTLNKNILPDPYNSLRALVDKNLRTQVIKANQSAESLRKSNVTGEGHEYWVDASTGFSQQEQDALIKYLLTLK, from the coding sequence GTGAAAATAAAAAAATGGATGTTTTGTTTGGGTGCCATTCTAGCGTTCATTTTAGCTTTAAATAAACCGGTACATGCTTTTATTCCTTCTAAAGATCAAATTGTAAAACCTGATAAGGTAACATGGCAGAAGGACCAAGATCAACCTACTTTTGACCTCTGGGGAAGAACATTCTCACGTAAAGAGGCCCATGATTTAATGCAAACAGCAAAGGGAAGAGAGCTATTATCCCCTAAGAGTGGTGCTGTAAAAATTGATCAAGCTCTATTAGATTTAGGAAGAAAGTCGTTTTACGAAGAAACATTTGGAAATGAAGTCTTTTTATCCGATATTCTTGGCGCTTTTAACGGACCGCTCACAATTGAAAATTTTCAGAAAGCAATAAAAGAGTTAAACGGTAAGGGAACAACGAATTTACAGGTCGAATTAGCAGAAACAGTAACGATTGGGGGAAAAACATATAAAAAAGGAACAAAAGTGGATACAGGATTTGATGTGGTAAAAGGTTCTAACGAAGTTCTTGGTTTGCCGATTGTAAGATCAGAGGGAAAGTTAAAAGTAGGACTTAGCTGTGCAGCATGCCATGCTACTGTTGATCCTATTAATCAAAAAGTAATCGAAGGGGCTGTTAATACGGATGCTAATTTCGGACTTCTTCTTGCCTTAGGTACTAACACAACAGCTTATTTTGCGCGTACTGAAATTGCATCTTTAAAGGATTATATGAAAAATTTAGAGAAAATGGTTGTAACGAGTGAAGGTAAAAAGGAACCCTTACCGGATTCCAAGGCATTGGAAGCGGCTGTCGATGAAAGTGTAATCAAATGGCCAAAGGGAAACTTTGATATCACCAGTGATTTTATTAGTAATCCCACTCAGATTCCGGATTCGTTCACTTTAGGGGATCATCCATACAGCTGGAGTGGATTTGCAATGGCTGGACCGTTTAAAGGGTTAAGTACGTTAAATAATGCTGTTCATGCCCAAGGTTCTGATTTGACAACAATTGCCGAAGCCAGTCGAGCTCTATTTGGAATCGACAAAGAGGTATATTTAGGAACCATTTTGCAGAATGCGGCGAATCCTAAATATCGGTTTGATCCGGCTAAAGGGAAAAAGCCTTCAGAATTTTTTGCACAAGTCGATCCTACCCCGGATGCTCCTGGCGTAAACAAAGCGATTAAATTACCAACCTATCCGAGGTCTTCACTTATATCACCGAATGGGCTGATCGTCAGCTCTCCAGGAACAAATGTCGGGGAACAAAACAACGGAATGTCAGCGTTTCAAAATACCCTTGTTCCTCCGAAAACACCGATTAAGATAACAGATGAGGAAAAGCAATTAGGCAAACAGGCATTTGTACGCGGGTCCTGTATAACGTGTCATGCAGGACGTTTTTATACCAATAATCAAATTATACCTGTGGAAAAAATCGGTACGGAACCAACGCGAGCGATTGGTCTAAGAAAAGTAGGCGAGTTTTTGACAGACCCCGTTATTTATTCACCTGATACGCCTGTGCCTGTACCAAAAGGCGCACTATTGTTAAAAGTTCCGACTCAAGGATTAGACCCTGGGCAAATTAATCTCGCATTTGGTATTGGAAATACAATGGGGGGCTACAAGGTCCCTAGTCTTATTGGCCTTTATTGGTCTGCGCCATATCTCCATGACGGTGGTGTCGCAGTTGGAACAAACACTAAAAGTCAATTAGGAATAGAAGGAACATTAAATAAAAATATTTTACCTGATCCGTATAACAGTTTACGCGCATTAGTTGACAAGAACTTGAGAACTCAAGTCATTAAAGCCAATCAATCTGCAGAAAGCCTAAGGAAATCAAATGTAACAGGGGAAGGACATGAATATTGGGTAGATGCTTCTACAGGTTTTTCTCAACAAGAACAAGATGCTTTGATAAAGTATTTGCTAACATTGAAGTAA
- a CDS encoding YvrJ family protein: MDPNSFYARRKEQKQIIPFISKVGFPIVVTLYLLHRIESKLDVVVQSIQNLPERMKV, translated from the coding sequence ATGGATCCGAACTCTTTCTACGCTAGAAGAAAGGAACAAAAACAGATCATTCCCTTCATAAGTAAGGTAGGATTCCCAATCGTTGTGACGCTCTACTTGCTGCATCGAATTGAATCAAAACTTGATGTCGTCGTCCAATCGATTCAGAATCTGCCTGAGCGGATGAAGGTGTAG
- a CDS encoding DegV family protein, producing MIKIKADSTCDLSDEVLEMYDISLAPLTINIEGKIYRDRVDIQPDEFYGMMEALPEFPTTGMPSPAEYLKKIKQAVEAGYKEILCICMSSGTSGAYQSAVLAKDYFFEENPESTIKVHVVDSKCMSHGSGWLIMKSAMMREQGASFEEIIAFNENYKKKVKHFLSVVDLDHLIKSGRLTNASAIIGKILMLKPIMSMKDGKGAIVGKERGLKRVLKHYTQEFMNRNDIEMTNFIIIGYTSDSKVAENLKAKILLDTDFSGDIHIMQMGVSVGTHVGLGAISMFFIEN from the coding sequence ATGATAAAAATTAAGGCTGATTCAACATGTGATTTGTCTGATGAAGTACTAGAGATGTACGATATCAGCTTGGCTCCGCTCACGATAAACATAGAGGGGAAAATATATAGAGACAGGGTTGATATCCAACCGGATGAGTTCTACGGAATGATGGAAGCGCTACCCGAGTTTCCGACTACAGGTATGCCAAGTCCGGCCGAATATCTAAAAAAAATTAAACAGGCTGTTGAAGCAGGTTATAAAGAAATACTATGTATATGCATGTCCAGTGGAACGAGTGGTGCGTACCAATCTGCCGTTCTAGCCAAGGATTATTTCTTTGAGGAAAACCCGGAATCAACCATAAAAGTGCATGTGGTAGATTCAAAGTGTATGAGTCATGGCAGTGGCTGGCTAATCATGAAAAGTGCGATGATGAGGGAACAGGGTGCTTCGTTTGAAGAAATTATTGCTTTTAATGAAAATTATAAGAAAAAGGTAAAGCATTTCCTATCCGTGGTTGATTTAGATCATTTAATAAAGAGTGGCAGGCTCACTAATGCAAGTGCCATAATAGGAAAAATCCTCATGTTAAAGCCAATTATGTCCATGAAGGATGGAAAAGGGGCCATAGTTGGAAAGGAAAGAGGATTAAAAAGAGTACTTAAGCATTACACTCAAGAGTTTATGAATAGAAATGATATAGAAATGACAAACTTTATCATCATCGGTTATACATCGGATAGTAAAGTTGCTGAAAATCTTAAAGCCAAAATTCTATTGGATACTGACTTTTCGGGAGATATCCATATTATGCAAATGGGCGTATCGGTTGGGACTCATGTTGGCTTAGGCGCAATTTCTATGTTTTTTATAGAAAATTGA
- a CDS encoding sugar-binding transcriptional regulator, which yields MDNERLRLLVKISQLYYQDGMNQQQIASKYNISRSQVSRFLSASKAEGIVEITIRNPFSDETLLENQLMELYNLREVIVVDTTDADDMLADMLIGKAAAAFFENVLKDNDVVGVMAGKSITALAKEVKDPQKSNVHFVPLVGGWGSDGMEWHSNTNAFLLGKNTKNTYSVLHAPAVVRTENAKETLVHEPEIAKLIEFYSKVDVALVGIGQISKDATHVKSTNMSEGDISVLENDGAVASIATSFIGPTGEQISTSFSDRMIGINGTDLKNVPLVLGVARGDVKTRGIHAALTGGWINVLVTDMKTAKMIIDIQKNS from the coding sequence GTGGATAACGAGAGACTGAGATTACTTGTGAAAATAAGTCAGCTTTACTATCAAGATGGGATGAACCAACAGCAAATTGCTTCCAAGTATAACATTTCGAGGTCTCAGGTTAGTCGATTTCTATCTGCTTCTAAGGCGGAAGGCATTGTCGAGATAACGATTAGAAATCCATTTAGTGATGAAACTCTATTAGAAAACCAGCTAATGGAACTCTATAATCTGCGTGAAGTGATCGTTGTCGATACGACGGATGCTGATGACATGCTAGCTGATATGTTAATAGGCAAAGCTGCTGCAGCCTTTTTTGAAAACGTTCTCAAAGATAATGATGTCGTTGGTGTTATGGCTGGTAAATCAATTACTGCCCTGGCAAAAGAGGTCAAGGATCCTCAGAAATCCAATGTTCATTTCGTACCGTTAGTTGGCGGTTGGGGTTCGGATGGAATGGAGTGGCACTCCAATACAAATGCTTTCTTGCTTGGAAAGAATACGAAAAATACTTATTCTGTTTTACACGCACCGGCAGTAGTACGCACTGAAAACGCGAAAGAAACACTAGTTCACGAACCGGAGATTGCCAAGTTAATCGAATTTTATTCGAAAGTGGACGTTGCTCTCGTCGGGATTGGTCAAATTTCCAAAGATGCAACACATGTGAAATCTACGAACATGTCCGAGGGAGATATTTCTGTACTAGAGAACGATGGTGCTGTAGCGAGTATAGCCACCTCTTTTATTGGTCCAACTGGTGAACAAATTTCCACCTCCTTTTCAGATAGAATGATAGGGATCAATGGAACGGATTTAAAAAATGTACCACTTGTTTTAGGAGTGGCACGTGGTGATGTCAAAACAAGGGGTATTCACGCTGCTTTAACAGGTGGATGGATCAACGTTTTGGTCACTGATATGAAAACAGCAAAAATGATTATAGATATTCAAAAAAATTCCTAG
- a CDS encoding substrate-binding domain-containing protein, whose amino-acid sequence MKKIVTLIVAVSLLLLTLTACGEKSTGGKEDKKKIAILTPFLSSVTTKQMVDTLEKSAKDKGWDVNTIDTNGDVGALASRMEDVISSKVNAIILVSTDPNQVKSQIQKAKENNILVFGSDSAYIEGMTLNATSDNTAMSKMISEYLVEQIGEEGNLIVFTHRPHPGVLKRTEALDELLKNHPNINVITEQEIKVPGPIENARQQMENLLLANKEDGSITAVWAGWDEPAIGAAQAIEAAGRENIIVTGIDGNSQAVEMIEKGSPIKATVKQNFDGMANIVIDQMEKAFKGEEVDGTELYAPAELIEAK is encoded by the coding sequence ATGAAAAAAATAGTAACGTTAATCGTAGCAGTATCTCTTTTATTACTTACATTAACTGCATGTGGTGAAAAATCAACAGGTGGCAAAGAAGACAAAAAGAAAATCGCTATCTTAACTCCATTTTTATCTTCCGTAACAACGAAACAAATGGTTGACACTCTCGAAAAAAGTGCAAAAGACAAAGGCTGGGATGTAAATACAATCGATACAAACGGTGATGTAGGAGCATTAGCATCGAGAATGGAAGATGTAATTTCTTCAAAAGTTAATGCAATTATCTTAGTAAGTACTGACCCGAACCAAGTAAAATCTCAAATTCAAAAAGCAAAAGAAAACAATATTTTAGTATTCGGTAGTGACTCTGCCTATATTGAAGGTATGACATTAAATGCAACAAGTGATAATACAGCAATGTCAAAAATGATTTCTGAATACTTAGTAGAACAAATCGGTGAAGAAGGAAACCTTATCGTTTTCACTCACAGACCACATCCAGGTGTTTTAAAACGTACAGAAGCTCTTGATGAACTATTGAAAAATCACCCTAATATTAATGTAATCACTGAACAAGAAATCAAAGTACCAGGTCCTATCGAAAATGCTCGTCAACAAATGGAAAACCTACTACTAGCAAATAAAGAAGACGGATCAATTACTGCTGTATGGGCAGGTTGGGATGAGCCAGCAATCGGTGCTGCACAAGCGATTGAAGCTGCAGGTAGAGAAAATATTATCGTAACTGGTATCGACGGAAACAGCCAAGCAGTTGAAATGATTGAAAAAGGATCTCCAATTAAAGCAACAGTTAAACAAAACTTTGATGGTATGGCTAATATTGTAATCGATCAAATGGAAAAAGCGTTTAAAGGCGAAGAAGTTGATGGTACTGAGCTTTATGCACCTGCAGAACTAATTGAAGCAAAGTAA
- a CDS encoding sugar ABC transporter ATP-binding protein, giving the protein MELLQIENISKVFGGNKALNNINLSIEPGEVHALVGENGAGKSTLIKILTGVYSPTEGNLYWQGKQVKVESPKEAQELGINVIHQDRQLISYFTGLENLYLNTKYPKKLLGINWAKMKKEANSLLEKWGMDIPLSIPVSEMTPSERTMLEIARSMMSNSKLLILDEPTASLTDKESELLFQFIGRLKNEGVAIIYISHRLEEVMNLSDRVTILMGGKLMRTLTKEEVTQERLIYYMTDGQETTEKSARTKPPVGKSLLKVKDLRTVDHTVKQVSFELNEGEIVGVYGLAGSGRTETMEAIYGLRKIESGSVELFQQTVSNPTPSYAINHGVVLIPENRHEDALIMSNTIAENISLPILHKITKNGILNKKEEDQLITREMKRFQVKAVDKNQTVGELSGGNQQKVVFAKALLSEPSIYICDEPTQAVDIMTRIEIHEFLRGQVNENKGVIYVSSDLHEILEISDRIVVFSEGKTVANLPNKNLKPDDILDICYSFHKEVINE; this is encoded by the coding sequence ATGGAGTTACTTCAGATTGAAAATATCTCCAAAGTATTTGGAGGAAATAAAGCGTTAAATAACATTAATTTATCAATAGAACCAGGTGAAGTTCACGCTTTAGTTGGCGAAAATGGCGCTGGTAAATCAACTCTTATCAAAATACTAACCGGAGTTTATTCACCCACCGAAGGCAACCTCTATTGGCAAGGTAAACAAGTAAAAGTTGAAAGTCCTAAGGAAGCACAGGAACTTGGAATTAACGTTATTCATCAAGACAGACAACTCATTTCTTATTTTACCGGCTTGGAAAACCTTTATCTTAATACAAAATATCCGAAGAAGCTTCTCGGTATCAATTGGGCAAAAATGAAGAAAGAGGCTAATAGCTTACTTGAAAAATGGGGAATGGATATTCCCCTTTCTATACCTGTATCAGAAATGACACCTTCTGAGAGAACGATGCTAGAAATCGCTCGCTCGATGATGTCTAACTCAAAACTATTAATCCTAGATGAGCCAACCGCTTCATTAACAGACAAAGAGTCTGAGCTGCTCTTTCAATTTATCGGCCGTTTGAAAAATGAAGGTGTAGCGATTATCTATATCTCACACCGTCTTGAAGAAGTTATGAATCTATCAGATCGTGTCACCATTTTAATGGGTGGAAAATTAATGAGGACTTTGACCAAGGAAGAAGTTACGCAGGAGCGCTTAATCTACTATATGACGGACGGTCAGGAGACAACTGAAAAATCTGCGCGTACAAAGCCACCCGTTGGGAAATCACTCCTAAAGGTAAAAGACTTACGTACAGTCGATCATACCGTGAAGCAAGTGAGTTTTGAATTAAACGAAGGTGAAATTGTTGGGGTATACGGCTTAGCCGGCTCTGGTAGAACGGAAACAATGGAAGCAATTTATGGCCTACGAAAAATTGAATCAGGTTCAGTAGAGCTTTTTCAACAAACGGTTTCGAATCCCACTCCTTCTTATGCAATTAATCATGGCGTTGTGTTAATTCCGGAAAATCGTCATGAAGATGCACTCATTATGAGTAATACGATTGCTGAAAATATCTCACTGCCGATTTTGCATAAAATTACGAAGAACGGAATCCTCAATAAAAAGGAAGAAGATCAATTAATAACTCGTGAAATGAAGAGATTCCAGGTAAAGGCAGTCGACAAAAACCAGACAGTTGGAGAACTAAGTGGTGGAAATCAACAAAAGGTCGTTTTTGCAAAAGCCCTTTTATCTGAGCCATCTATTTATATATGTGATGAGCCAACACAGGCTGTTGATATCATGACACGTATTGAAATTCATGAATTCCTACGCGGTCAAGTAAATGAAAATAAAGGCGTCATTTATGTCTCTTCCGATTTACACGAAATCTTAGAAATAAGCGATCGGATTGTTGTGTTCAGTGAAGGCAAAACAGTAGCAAATTTACCTAATAAGAATCTCAAACCTGATGACATACTAGATATTTGTTACTCATTTCATAAGGAGGTCATAAACGAATGA
- a CDS encoding ABC transporter permease: MIAQTEKRQTKLFNKGMLSTYGTILAGILIIIIFSVLSPYSFATLDNFVNITRQISLLVIIAVGATLVMSVNEFDLSIGAIASLGGVVSAKLATEGVPVILCVLIPVLVGFVVGVINGAIITRFNVLSFVTTLAMGTVIGGFTFWFTGGSTIFENIPDGFKWLGQVDVAGIPMLSIIMVLIVILFWFVMSQMAVGRRFYAIGGNEKASKVSGVPIKRYKTLTFALCGTLAALTGALLASRLGSAHPTGGDGYFLNAYAAVFLGMTVVRSGVPNIFGTLFGAAVLGILANGLTILEIPTFLQNVITGLIIIFALIIQKLGRDHS; this comes from the coding sequence ATGATTGCGCAGACAGAAAAAAGGCAAACGAAGCTATTCAACAAGGGGATGCTTAGTACATACGGAACAATCCTGGCGGGTATCTTAATTATCATCATTTTTAGCGTATTAAGCCCCTATTCATTCGCAACGTTAGATAATTTTGTAAACATCACACGTCAAATTTCATTGCTCGTTATTATCGCAGTTGGAGCAACTCTCGTCATGTCGGTGAATGAATTTGATTTATCCATCGGGGCAATCGCAAGCTTAGGTGGCGTTGTTTCAGCGAAGCTCGCTACAGAAGGTGTACCCGTTATCTTATGTGTTCTTATTCCAGTACTAGTTGGATTTGTAGTGGGTGTCATAAATGGTGCAATCATTACTCGTTTTAACGTACTTTCATTCGTTACAACACTCGCGATGGGGACGGTTATTGGTGGATTTACATTTTGGTTCACAGGTGGATCAACTATTTTTGAAAATATTCCTGACGGCTTTAAATGGTTAGGTCAAGTGGATGTCGCTGGCATTCCGATGCTGTCTATCATTATGGTCTTAATCGTTATTTTATTTTGGTTTGTTATGTCACAAATGGCTGTAGGTCGACGTTTTTATGCGATTGGCGGAAACGAAAAAGCTTCAAAAGTTTCAGGTGTTCCGATCAAACGCTATAAAACTTTAACCTTTGCATTATGTGGGACGTTAGCTGCACTAACAGGTGCCCTACTTGCATCTCGTCTAGGTTCCGCACATCCTACCGGTGGTGATGGTTACTTCCTAAATGCGTATGCAGCTGTATTTTTAGGAATGACAGTTGTTCGCAGCGGCGTTCCTAATATCTTCGGAACTCTTTTTGGAGCTGCAGTATTAGGTATCCTGGCAAATGGACTTACGATCTTAGAAATCCCAACATTTTTACAAAATGTGATTACGGGTCTAATCATTATCTTTGCATTAATCATTCAAAAGTTAGGACGTGACCATTCATGA
- the trpA gene encoding tryptophan synthase subunit alpha — MNLNKRKQQTFLTGYFVGGDPDIDTSITYIAEAVRNGMDAVEVGIPSMNPFLEGDVITRAHSRAYPHFHEAAQITSFLQKLKGQIDVPIWAMGYYQDVIQSGLYKELTKNQLVDGFIIPDLPLHEALALRKELSSYNVSVIPVINNEMSDSELGIALQDADLVYCQIYQGKTGTNIADLNELPSFYRRIRSLTYAILMAGFGVKSAVLAEQVWNCGFEGVVVGSEIVRLVETQNQNELTSFIQELSKAKN; from the coding sequence TTGAATTTGAATAAAAGGAAACAACAGACATTTTTAACTGGATACTTTGTTGGGGGCGACCCTGATATAGATACGTCTATAACCTATATAGCAGAAGCGGTACGAAATGGAATGGATGCTGTAGAGGTTGGCATTCCGAGTATGAACCCATTCTTGGAAGGTGATGTGATTACGAGAGCACATTCTCGCGCATACCCACACTTTCACGAAGCAGCTCAAATTACTTCCTTTTTACAAAAGTTAAAGGGACAGATCGATGTACCTATTTGGGCAATGGGATACTATCAAGACGTGATTCAATCAGGTTTATATAAAGAATTAACTAAGAATCAATTAGTTGATGGTTTCATTATTCCAGATTTGCCGTTACATGAAGCATTAGCTCTGAGGAAAGAATTATCTAGTTATAATGTGTCCGTCATTCCAGTTATTAATAACGAAATGAGCGATAGTGAGCTAGGGATCGCTTTGCAGGATGCCGATCTCGTATATTGTCAAATTTATCAAGGTAAAACGGGTACAAACATTGCGGACCTTAATGAATTACCATCCTTTTACAGACGGATCAGAAGTTTAACATACGCAATCTTAATGGCTGGCTTCGGTGTCAAAAGCGCTGTGCTTGCTGAACAAGTATGGAACTGTGGGTTCGAAGGTGTTGTCGTTGGAAGCGAGATCGTTAGATTGGTAGAAACGCAAAACCAAAACGAATTAACCTCGTTTATTCAAGAACTTTCTAAAGCAAAGAATTAA
- a CDS encoding FGGY family carbohydrate kinase yields MEYIAAFDLGTTAIKGVLLSREGDIYKEHTVNLHTTYGENNEMEQNPEEWWAGIQAITHEWFTVHAIAPEAIKAITFSGQMEDVILIHEGDNTTRAILYSDNRAHEEALRINRELPELNKLIGNAVSPSSPISKLVWLNKHEMEHLSENVHVVFSAKDYIIYKLTDAIVTDYVTGATTGLMNIKTRTWMPDLLKSLQIENFILPSLLPPEVEVGKVSLKGASRTGFHIDTPVLCGAGDAGASTLGAGAISEGDCYMYLGTTGWIAVSSKDSSPKDSGIFTLAHVVPDLNISIAPLLNIGNVHRWAMETFVEADNYAAFEEEVLKSAPGSNHLLFLPYLHGERCPIQDSEAKGAFWGIGPETKKSDLVRAVLEGICFSLFQITQMLVQKEIGMITLIGGGAKSASWCQTLADITNKTVRVPANSEYLPSIGIGSTAFAYLGWIENSTEFIEEYIKSSVSKTYYPTEETKDIYATLYETFVKLYPAMVGVYR; encoded by the coding sequence ATGGAATATATTGCAGCATTCGATTTAGGTACAACAGCAATCAAAGGTGTGCTGTTAAGTAGAGAAGGAGATATCTATAAGGAGCATACAGTCAACCTTCACACAACATACGGCGAAAACAATGAAATGGAGCAAAATCCTGAGGAATGGTGGGCAGGAATTCAAGCCATCACTCATGAATGGTTTACGGTTCATGCGATTGCTCCTGAAGCGATCAAAGCGATTACGTTCAGTGGTCAAATGGAGGATGTCATCTTAATTCATGAAGGCGACAACACGACTCGTGCGATCCTCTACTCCGATAATCGGGCACATGAAGAAGCTCTTCGTATTAATCGGGAGCTACCTGAACTGAATAAATTGATTGGAAATGCGGTTTCACCCTCCTCTCCAATCTCAAAATTAGTTTGGCTAAACAAACATGAAATGGAACACTTGAGCGAAAACGTGCATGTTGTTTTTAGTGCGAAGGATTACATCATTTATAAGCTCACCGATGCGATTGTAACTGATTATGTAACAGGCGCAACGACTGGACTTATGAATATTAAAACAAGAACATGGATGCCAGACTTATTGAAATCGCTACAGATCGAAAATTTCATCTTACCTTCCCTTCTACCTCCAGAGGTTGAAGTAGGTAAGGTTTCACTAAAAGGCGCTTCCAGGACCGGGTTCCATATCGATACGCCTGTCCTATGTGGCGCTGGAGATGCAGGAGCAAGTACCCTTGGTGCAGGCGCAATCTCTGAGGGTGATTGTTATATGTACTTAGGAACGACAGGCTGGATTGCTGTTTCTTCCAAGGACTCTTCACCAAAAGACTCTGGGATTTTCACACTCGCACATGTCGTACCTGATTTGAACATCTCAATCGCGCCATTACTTAACATCGGCAATGTTCATCGCTGGGCAATGGAAACATTTGTAGAAGCAGATAATTACGCCGCGTTTGAAGAGGAAGTACTCAAATCGGCACCAGGCTCAAACCATCTACTCTTCTTACCTTATTTACATGGCGAACGTTGTCCAATCCAGGACAGCGAGGCAAAAGGGGCATTCTGGGGCATTGGGCCAGAAACAAAGAAATCTGATTTAGTAAGAGCTGTGTTGGAAGGAATATGCTTTTCCCTCTTTCAAATTACACAAATGCTCGTGCAAAAAGAAATTGGTATGATAACACTGATCGGTGGTGGCGCGAAGAGTGCTTCTTGGTGTCAGACACTAGCAGATATCACAAATAAAACCGTCCGAGTACCAGCAAATAGCGAATACCTACCGTCAATCGGTATCGGCTCAACAGCATTTGCATACTTAGGATGGATAGAGAATTCCACAGAGTTTATTGAAGAATATATAAAATCCTCAGTCTCCAAAACCTACTACCCAACTGAGGAAACCAAAGATATTTACGCAACCTTATACGAAACATTTGTGAAGCTCTACCCTGCAATGGTGGGGGTTTACAGGTAG